A window from Zingiber officinale cultivar Zhangliang chromosome 7A, Zo_v1.1, whole genome shotgun sequence encodes these proteins:
- the LOC121999665 gene encoding trigger factor-like protein TIG, Chloroplastic — MKRQSCFKAIAFLLSLFPLPECIQSIIRLSVEVPPAISQECYGEVLDEFSKKAKVPGFRQGKKVPENILLNYIGRQNIQQAVVEATLKKTLPHAMSSVREHSISLPTCSRRQSFIHPIL, encoded by the exons ATGAAGAGGCAATCTTGCTTCAAGGCTATAGCTTTCTTGCTATCTCTCTTCCCCTTGCCTGAGTGCATTCAATCGATT ATTAGGTTAAGCGTAGAAGTTCCTCCAGCAATAAGCCAAGAATGTTACGGAGAAGTCTTAGATGAATTTTCTAAGAAGGCAAAG GTTCCTGGCTTTCGGCAGGGAAAGAAAGTTCCAGAAAATATTCTTCTAAACTACATTGGTAGACAGAACATTCAACAAGCTGTAGTTGAGGCAACTTTGAAAAAAACTCTTCCACATGCTATGTCTTCCGTACGTGAACATAGCATTAGCTTGCCAACTTGTAGTAGAAGGCAGTCATTTATCCATCCAATATTATGA